A region of Roseobacter litoralis Och 149 DNA encodes the following proteins:
- a CDS encoding GFA family protein, whose amino-acid sequence MNVDGGCLCGAITYQAVVDPERCAICHCENCQINSGTAFGWVVHIDDGQFELTSGRLKVFETVADSGRRRCLSFCGDCGTRIHAQTPDEPGTFFGLRVGTARQRHLLAPKQQVWCRSSHTWVFDLPMITRNEMQGR is encoded by the coding sequence ATGAACGTGGACGGAGGATGCCTTTGTGGGGCTATTACGTATCAGGCTGTTGTAGACCCCGAGCGCTGCGCGATCTGCCACTGCGAGAATTGCCAGATCAACTCGGGCACCGCGTTCGGGTGGGTCGTGCATATCGATGATGGTCAATTCGAACTGACAAGTGGCAGGCTCAAGGTATTCGAAACAGTCGCTGACAGCGGTCGCCGCAGGTGTTTAAGCTTTTGCGGTGATTGCGGAACGCGCATACATGCACAGACGCCGGACGAGCCCGGCACGTTCTTTGGCCTCAGGGTCGGAACTGCACGCCAACGCCATCTGCTCGCGCCGAAACAACAGGTTTGGTGCCGGTCTTCGCATACATGGGTGTTCGATCTCCCAATGATCACGCGAAATGAAATGCAAGGTCGTTAA
- a CDS encoding putative quinol monooxygenase yields the protein MSNSLFVFAEIKPKPEHFKDAQQAIIEILNQTRAEEGCRSFELFEAPGQDTLYLFEEWQDQDALDQHHAQPYTAAIFKSYEGWLAEPPRILPLHSLD from the coding sequence ATGTCAAACTCGCTATTCGTCTTCGCTGAAATCAAGCCGAAGCCTGAACATTTCAAGGATGCTCAGCAAGCTATCATCGAAATTCTGAACCAGACTCGCGCGGAAGAAGGCTGCCGTTCGTTCGAGCTGTTCGAGGCACCGGGTCAGGACACGCTGTATCTTTTCGAAGAATGGCAAGATCAGGATGCGCTCGATCAGCACCATGCTCAACCCTACACAGCCGCGATCTTCAAATCTTACGAAGGATGGCTGGCCGAACCACCTCGCATCCTGCCACTGCACAGTTTAGATTAA
- a CDS encoding IS110 family transposase — protein sequence MTEMTIAQDTPVLVAIDIAKARHEVLIAVPDKKRRRRLTVLNSLADFNRLVTALKEYGRPVRVAFEATGNYHRVLAYHLATAGFEVKLVSSVALARTREALNNSWDKNDPKDAQVILHMMEIGNEQFYHDPLVQGTNDIQELSKTHDIVSKSKTELWHRVLTHYLPLYFPEADRFHRSSRSDWFFAFLERYPSPHIITAMGKDAFTTDAWDVVGRKVAKERLPGDIYETAKSSVGLPAAPDSDAISMFRLVLGEGRSLIAQRNQIEARAVALLKDLPDYQLLTSIPGIGPINALTILAEAGDLRRFGHHRQFLKFCGMDLATIQSGTFRGQTKLSKYGNARLRRTLWMAGQVAILQRTNSFRDKFERYIAKDRQNTHLRRKAYTAIAAKMARTVHGIIKHGEPYRPFFEG from the coding sequence ATGACCGAGATGACTATTGCACAAGATACACCTGTTTTGGTTGCCATCGACATTGCCAAAGCGCGGCATGAAGTTTTGATTGCTGTTCCAGATAAGAAACGCCGACGCCGTTTAACCGTCTTGAACAGCCTTGCCGACTTTAACCGCCTCGTCACCGCGTTGAAGGAATACGGACGTCCAGTTCGTGTAGCCTTTGAGGCGACCGGTAATTATCACCGGGTCTTGGCGTACCATCTGGCAACCGCAGGCTTTGAGGTAAAGCTCGTGTCGTCGGTTGCTTTGGCGCGTACGCGGGAAGCACTCAACAACAGCTGGGACAAGAACGATCCCAAGGACGCGCAAGTCATCCTGCATATGATGGAGATCGGGAACGAGCAGTTTTACCATGACCCACTAGTGCAGGGCACGAACGACATTCAAGAGCTGTCCAAAACCCATGATATCGTCTCCAAGTCAAAGACCGAGCTTTGGCACCGCGTGCTGACACATTATTTGCCGTTGTACTTTCCCGAAGCTGACCGCTTTCATCGCAGCTCGCGCAGTGATTGGTTCTTTGCATTCCTTGAACGCTATCCATCGCCGCACATTATCACCGCCATGGGCAAGGACGCATTCACCACTGACGCTTGGGATGTTGTGGGGCGCAAGGTCGCGAAAGAGCGTTTGCCTGGAGATATTTACGAGACAGCCAAGTCTTCTGTAGGATTGCCGGCTGCCCCAGATTCTGATGCTATCAGTATGTTCCGCTTGGTTCTTGGAGAAGGTCGCAGTCTCATAGCGCAACGCAATCAAATCGAAGCTCGCGCCGTCGCGCTTCTCAAAGATCTGCCTGATTATCAGTTGCTGACATCAATACCTGGGATCGGCCCGATAAACGCCCTGACCATCCTCGCAGAAGCTGGCGACTTGCGCCGCTTTGGACACCACCGGCAATTTCTGAAGTTCTGCGGTATGGACCTGGCAACCATCCAGTCCGGCACATTCCGTGGCCAAACCAAGCTGTCAAAATACGGGAATGCCCGCTTGCGCCGCACCCTGTGGATGGCGGGCCAGGTTGCCATTCTCCAACGTACCAACAGCTTCCGTGACAAGTTCGAGCGCTACATCGCCAAGGACCGACAAAACACCCATTTGCGCCGAAAGGCATATACCGCAATCGCTGCGAAGATGGCCCGTACTGTTCACGGGATCATCAAACATGGCGAACCCTATCGCCCCTTCTTTGAGGGGTGA
- a CDS encoding MarR family winged helix-turn-helix transcriptional regulator produces the protein MMIDGYVSATGVGDVDAVARALSMMREASQLERLLDAYFNSHNLSQLKFHILIVIDREPETDSLRQSEINQRLDVSKPVLHRTVTSLLKDDLLARRDDPEDSRAHRLALTDKSKTALAAILPGYFETISVFMGKQP, from the coding sequence ATGATGATCGACGGCTACGTATCAGCGACTGGCGTGGGCGACGTGGATGCCGTGGCGCGTGCACTCTCGATGATGCGAGAGGCGAGCCAGCTGGAGCGCCTATTGGATGCCTACTTTAATAGCCACAACCTTTCACAGTTGAAATTCCATATCCTCATTGTGATAGACCGCGAACCAGAAACAGACAGTCTTCGTCAAAGTGAAATCAATCAACGCCTGGACGTTTCCAAACCAGTACTGCACCGGACTGTGACCTCGCTACTGAAAGACGATCTGCTCGCCCGCCGTGACGATCCCGAGGATTCACGCGCGCACCGTCTGGCGCTGACCGATAAAAGCAAAACGGCGCTTGCAGCGATCCTACCCGGCTATTTTGAAACCATTTCCGTTTTTATGGGGAAACAACCATGA
- a CDS encoding winged helix-turn-helix transcriptional regulator, translating into MQTRIFKILETVAKHGPITLDELAQKTDISRSATFRGLKRLEDGGWIRLRLNGRQYVLTSRVEQRLNSKVEPKKEIEQLTPVISQSIDLKSIRTRIFQQETTVSAELVDDSIYNCSERCDQMMAADCCRFLLKVLQYAGFAVGKPQLDQAQLVKAQDLLGKLERCDFAIVSDHRFLWLPVFSRSSEVFLLCLSCRNFGHIDSKVGHKLVGDLKENAYATGLITFQNLKTQRLGTSSVY; encoded by the coding sequence TTGCAAACTAGGATATTCAAAATCTTGGAAACTGTGGCGAAACACGGCCCGATTACCTTGGATGAACTCGCTCAAAAGACGGACATCAGTCGATCCGCTACCTTTCGCGGATTAAAAAGGCTGGAAGACGGTGGGTGGATAAGGCTCAGGCTGAATGGGCGCCAATATGTGCTCACATCGAGAGTCGAGCAAAGGTTGAATTCGAAAGTTGAGCCAAAGAAAGAAATCGAGCAGCTCACACCGGTTATTTCCCAGAGCATCGATTTGAAGTCGATAAGAACACGTATTTTTCAACAAGAAACGACCGTGTCAGCTGAGCTGGTCGATGACAGCATTTATAATTGCTCTGAACGATGTGATCAAATGATGGCTGCTGATTGTTGTCGCTTCCTTTTGAAGGTTCTTCAGTATGCAGGGTTTGCGGTGGGCAAACCACAGCTGGATCAGGCGCAACTTGTCAAAGCCCAAGATTTACTGGGGAAGCTTGAGCGATGTGATTTTGCAATCGTGTCTGATCATCGGTTTTTGTGGTTACCTGTTTTTTCCCGGTCCTCCGAAGTATTTCTGTTATGTCTGTCTTGTCGGAATTTTGGTCATATCGACAGTAAAGTCGGCCATAAACTTGTGGGAGATCTCAAGGAAAATGCATATGCTACAGGTCTGATAACATTTCAAAACCTGAAAACGCAGCGGCTCGGAACAAGCTCGGTTTATTGA
- a CDS encoding metal-dependent hydrolase family protein — MTIQARINRMLSATAMMIYAVSAPAWAQDVTLISNVNIFDGVNEALIENANVVITDNLITSISTEPLAVAGGTVIDGGGRTLMPGLIDVHWHTLYCCNPQSVVATGDILEVAVRGAMGSEGTLMRGFTSVRDVGGNSFAIKRMIDAGEIEGPRILPSGPPVTQTGGHFDYRPYQAVPSNSADSQWYWYSVGLMAQADGVPEVIKRAREIMRMGATQLKISTGGGVSSTYDPLDVRQYTKAEIEAFVEVADTYNTYVASHVFTDEAVEIAVAAGVKSIEHGFLMSRETMELMRDNDVWLSVQPLLDDEDGFSFDDPVSQQKWIDVTNGTDFTYTTAKEVGVKVAFGTDILFDPALAERQGAFLAKLQRWYTPYEVLKMATSTNAELLELSGPRHPYQQGDLGVIAEGAYADLILVDGNPLEDIDLIADPHKNFDLIMKNGVIYKNEME, encoded by the coding sequence ATGACAATACAGGCCCGGATTAATCGCATGTTGTCGGCAACGGCGATGATGATTTACGCTGTGTCCGCACCGGCATGGGCGCAGGATGTTACACTGATCAGCAATGTAAATATTTTTGACGGTGTGAACGAAGCACTCATTGAAAACGCCAACGTCGTGATCACGGACAACCTGATCACATCGATTTCGACTGAGCCCCTCGCAGTGGCTGGTGGAACCGTCATTGACGGCGGTGGCCGCACATTGATGCCCGGCCTGATCGACGTGCATTGGCACACACTTTACTGCTGCAATCCCCAGAGTGTCGTTGCAACGGGAGATATTCTGGAAGTTGCCGTTCGGGGCGCCATGGGTTCCGAAGGCACCTTGATGCGCGGCTTCACATCCGTACGCGATGTCGGTGGTAATTCCTTCGCGATCAAGCGAATGATCGATGCAGGCGAAATTGAAGGCCCCCGCATCCTGCCTTCCGGTCCTCCCGTAACCCAGACTGGTGGGCATTTCGACTATCGGCCCTATCAGGCGGTGCCGAGCAATTCCGCGGATTCGCAATGGTACTGGTACAGCGTCGGGCTGATGGCGCAGGCTGATGGCGTGCCGGAGGTAATCAAGCGCGCGCGTGAGATCATGCGCATGGGCGCGACCCAGCTTAAGATTTCCACGGGCGGCGGTGTATCTTCCACTTATGACCCATTGGATGTGCGTCAGTATACCAAGGCTGAAATCGAGGCCTTCGTGGAAGTGGCCGATACATACAACACTTATGTCGCCTCGCATGTCTTCACGGACGAGGCGGTTGAAATTGCCGTCGCCGCTGGCGTGAAGTCTATCGAACATGGCTTCCTGATGAGCCGAGAGACAATGGAACTGATGCGTGACAACGACGTCTGGCTGTCGGTACAACCCTTGCTGGATGATGAAGACGGTTTCTCTTTCGATGACCCGGTGAGCCAGCAAAAATGGATCGACGTCACGAACGGCACGGATTTCACCTACACCACCGCCAAGGAGGTCGGGGTAAAGGTGGCCTTCGGCACCGATATCCTGTTCGACCCCGCGCTGGCTGAACGTCAGGGCGCATTCCTTGCCAAGCTACAGCGTTGGTACACGCCCTATGAGGTGTTGAAGATGGCGACCTCGACCAATGCCGAACTGCTTGAACTATCCGGCCCGCGTCACCCCTATCAGCAAGGCGATCTGGGCGTGATCGCAGAAGGTGCCTATGCTGACCTGATCCTTGTCGATGGTAACCCGCTGGAAGACATTGACCTGATTGCTGATCCACATAAAAATTTCGATCTAATCATGAAAAACGGCGTCATCTACAAAAACGAAATGGAGTGA
- a CDS encoding AraC family transcriptional regulator, producing MSNNAPKPHPHMDRILRVIDYIHTQAADDLSLDQLADVAAMSRFHWHRVFTAIMGASPAQIIRSVRMHKATMLLLRTDLPIAQIAAHVGYSNDRSFSRTFKDIYGQTPTAFRNAGFPGMAPHPNPQGVSNVFDVDIQTTSDKRLAALSHRGDYAEGSVAYQKVATIISTGNHWPQTRGMAGVYYDNPEVTPTEDLRSHAGVLWEGGAIPDGLEEVQLTGGRYAVLHFKGPYAGLAEAYRYVYGPWLSSSQESLRDAPSFEHYLNDPTNTAPADLLTDIYMPLEG from the coding sequence ATGAGCAACAACGCACCCAAACCCCACCCCCACATGGACCGCATTCTGCGGGTCATTGACTACATCCACACCCAAGCGGCGGATGATCTGTCGCTGGACCAACTTGCGGACGTGGCCGCAATGTCACGGTTCCATTGGCACCGGGTCTTCACCGCGATCATGGGGGCGTCGCCCGCGCAGATCATCCGGTCCGTTCGCATGCATAAGGCCACCATGCTTCTTCTTCGTACCGACCTGCCCATTGCTCAGATTGCGGCCCATGTCGGGTATTCCAACGACCGCAGTTTTTCCCGCACCTTTAAGGACATCTACGGCCAGACCCCCACAGCCTTCCGAAATGCCGGTTTTCCCGGCATGGCGCCCCATCCCAACCCACAAGGAGTTTCCAACGTGTTCGACGTCGACATCCAGACCACATCTGACAAACGCCTCGCCGCTTTGTCCCATCGCGGAGATTATGCCGAAGGCAGCGTGGCCTACCAAAAGGTTGCCACGATCATCTCAACCGGCAATCACTGGCCCCAGACCCGGGGCATGGCCGGTGTCTATTATGACAATCCTGAGGTGACCCCCACGGAAGATCTTCGCAGCCATGCCGGTGTGTTATGGGAGGGTGGGGCAATCCCCGATGGTCTTGAAGAGGTTCAATTAACTGGTGGTCGATACGCTGTACTTCACTTCAAGGGCCCTTACGCTGGCCTGGCCGAAGCCTATCGCTACGTTTACGGCCCGTGGCTATCGTCCAGCCAGGAATCGTTGCGCGATGCTCCGTCATTCGAGCACTACCTCAATGATCCCACCAACACGGCGCCTGCCGATTTGCTGACCGATATCTACATGCCGCTGGAGGGCTAA
- the rlmF gene encoding 23S rRNA (adenine(1618)-N(6))-methyltransferase RlmF yields the protein MATKTKLHPRNQHSEGYDFARLVAQTPELEAFTTRNPRGETTIDFKDVSAVRMLNRALLKTHYNIEFWDIPSGYLCPPIPGRVDYIHYLADLLADSNNQDIPRGPHIKALDIGTGASLVYPLTGQSEYGWSFTGVDIDAGALKSARQICEFNNLKIALRRQDNPENTFSGVIKAKDAFHLTMCNPPFHASKEKASKGTQRKWSNLGKGHSEQRNFGGQNAELWCPGGEIRFIARMVEQSTEFAQQCLWFTSLVSKKDNLQPLHRILGKARVADYKVVEMAQGQKTSRFIAWTYIKKNQRSSFAKGAET from the coding sequence ATGGCTACCAAAACCAAGCTACATCCCCGCAATCAACACTCAGAAGGCTACGACTTCGCGCGTTTAGTCGCGCAGACGCCTGAACTTGAGGCTTTCACGACCCGCAATCCACGCGGCGAGACGACGATTGATTTCAAAGACGTGAGTGCTGTCCGCATGCTCAATCGAGCGTTGCTAAAGACGCACTACAATATTGAATTTTGGGATATCCCAAGTGGCTATCTATGCCCCCCAATTCCGGGTCGTGTCGACTATATCCACTATCTCGCGGACTTGCTTGCCGACAGCAATAACCAAGACATACCACGTGGACCTCATATCAAAGCACTAGACATCGGCACCGGCGCGAGCTTGGTGTACCCGTTGACAGGCCAGAGCGAATACGGCTGGAGCTTCACTGGCGTCGATATTGATGCGGGTGCTCTCAAATCGGCAAGGCAGATTTGTGAATTCAATAATTTGAAAATTGCCCTCAGGCGCCAAGACAACCCTGAGAATACTTTCAGCGGCGTGATCAAAGCCAAGGATGCTTTTCACCTAACCATGTGCAATCCGCCTTTTCACGCGTCCAAGGAAAAAGCGAGCAAAGGCACCCAACGCAAGTGGTCGAACCTAGGCAAAGGACACTCCGAACAGCGCAACTTTGGCGGCCAGAACGCCGAGCTTTGGTGTCCGGGCGGTGAGATCAGATTTATTGCCCGTATGGTTGAGCAGAGTACGGAGTTCGCACAGCAGTGTTTGTGGTTTACCTCATTGGTATCGAAGAAAGATAATCTGCAGCCGCTCCATAGGATTCTAGGAAAAGCGAGGGTTGCTGATTACAAAGTTGTCGAGATGGCGCAGGGGCAGAAAACCAGCCGCTTCATTGCTTGGACCTACATTAAGAAAAATCAGCGCTCCTCGTTCGCGAAAGGGGCTGAAACCTAG
- a CDS encoding VPLPA-CTERM sorting domain-containing protein: MSIAIKVLAASVLVSGLAAQAGAVTVSSFTGTYDEATGVEATGDYDKIGSNLGAPNEVGDFQLVAGTNIFSGSISTPSDSGDVFNVVIGANQTLVGATLTFGDNVDAFNPYFGFPSPTWGLYESSITPTIFEYKVPNSNDTTSSFSSTQTFVRGPGTYNMVFANGTFGTNNGAVDYTMTFSVNETIIPPAVPLPAGFPLLFAGIAVLAGLKRRR; this comes from the coding sequence ATGAGTATTGCGATTAAAGTATTGGCTGCATCGGTCCTTGTTTCCGGGCTGGCAGCGCAGGCAGGCGCGGTTACGGTATCCTCGTTTACAGGAACATACGACGAAGCCACCGGGGTTGAGGCTACTGGTGATTACGACAAAATCGGATCAAATCTCGGAGCGCCTAATGAGGTCGGTGATTTTCAGCTGGTTGCTGGAACAAACATATTCTCAGGCTCCATCAGTACGCCGAGTGACTCAGGGGACGTTTTCAATGTCGTAATTGGAGCCAATCAGACTCTTGTGGGCGCTACTCTGACTTTTGGCGACAATGTTGACGCTTTTAACCCGTACTTTGGGTTTCCGTCGCCTACATGGGGTCTTTATGAATCGTCCATTACGCCAACTATTTTTGAATACAAGGTGCCAAATTCGAACGACACGACGTCTTCGTTCAGTTCCACACAGACCTTCGTGCGCGGGCCTGGCACATACAACATGGTTTTTGCAAACGGTACTTTTGGCACGAATAATGGTGCTGTAGATTATACGATGACCTTCTCCGTCAACGAAACTATTATCCCTCCAGCGGTTCCACTACCCGCCGGATTTCCGCTGCTGTTTGCCGGAATCGCTGTTTTAGCGGGCCTGAAACGTCGCCGGTGA
- a CDS encoding DUF3299 domain-containing protein — translation MALGNPKLFIGAIALMALGMSAAAERPAINWTELVGPQSVVEDPFAELAPEQLDALRIILRFETSQDASSKNTTFHEAQKLRSQLSREGLDVDWLFKQREIIIQQRRAQSNAVNPDVIGKDVRIPGYVLPLEFEGQKVTSFLLVPYAGACIHTPPPPANQMVHVVYPDGIEVTGLFTPVWVEGKINAELSVRDVGLSDGESRVEVGYKMSPENVSLY, via the coding sequence GTGGCGCTGGGAAACCCTAAGCTATTTATAGGTGCGATTGCCTTAATGGCATTGGGCATGTCTGCGGCAGCCGAGCGCCCGGCCATCAATTGGACAGAACTTGTGGGCCCACAGTCAGTTGTTGAAGACCCTTTCGCTGAATTAGCGCCTGAACAACTGGATGCGCTGAGGATAATACTCAGGTTTGAGACCTCTCAAGACGCATCATCAAAAAACACAACCTTCCACGAAGCACAAAAGCTACGCAGCCAGTTATCGCGCGAAGGGCTTGATGTAGACTGGCTTTTCAAACAGCGTGAGATAATCATTCAGCAGCGTCGAGCACAGTCCAACGCAGTCAATCCGGACGTTATCGGCAAGGACGTTCGCATACCGGGCTACGTGCTGCCATTGGAATTCGAAGGGCAAAAAGTGACTTCTTTCCTGCTCGTTCCTTACGCTGGCGCTTGCATCCACACACCGCCCCCGCCGGCAAATCAGATGGTGCATGTTGTTTACCCTGACGGAATTGAAGTCACGGGTCTGTTCACACCAGTGTGGGTCGAGGGGAAGATAAACGCCGAATTATCGGTTCGGGACGTTGGATTATCAGATGGCGAGTCCCGCGTTGAGGTCGGCTACAAGATGTCGCCCGAAAACGTTTCGTTGTACTGA
- a CDS encoding TIGR00730 family Rossman fold protein, whose translation MGCSINSVGVFCGSASGVGDVFASQAGSLGAHLGHQQLSLVYGGGRVGLMGAVADGCLSHGGQVTGVMPRALVDKEIAHPHLTQLIIVSDMHERKAKMATMADAFIVLPGGTGTMEEFFEQWTWGQIGYHRKPIALLNVVGFFDPLLTMIDQMVAQGFLSAQYRDMLLCASDIKTILSKLSEYEHPPEKGYDGNPP comes from the coding sequence ATGGGCTGTTCGATCAATTCGGTCGGCGTGTTTTGCGGGTCCGCGTCAGGTGTCGGGGATGTCTTCGCCTCGCAGGCCGGATCGCTTGGCGCGCACCTTGGACATCAACAGCTTTCCCTTGTTTACGGTGGTGGCCGGGTCGGCCTGATGGGTGCGGTCGCCGATGGGTGCCTCAGTCACGGTGGGCAGGTCACCGGCGTAATGCCGAGGGCTCTGGTCGACAAAGAGATCGCGCATCCCCATTTGACGCAGTTGATTATCGTTTCAGATATGCACGAACGGAAAGCAAAAATGGCCACAATGGCAGACGCCTTCATTGTGCTGCCGGGCGGAACGGGCACGATGGAGGAGTTTTTTGAACAATGGACATGGGGCCAGATCGGCTATCATAGAAAGCCGATTGCGCTTCTCAACGTGGTTGGGTTCTTCGATCCGCTCCTCACGATGATAGATCAGATGGTGGCACAAGGATTCTTGTCGGCGCAGTACCGCGACATGCTTCTCTGCGCATCCGATATCAAAACTATTCTGAGCAAACTATCAGAATACGAACACCCACCTGAGAAGGGATATGACGGTAATCCCCCCTAA
- a CDS encoding GlxA family transcriptional regulator, translated as MPPFCAKMPKTSPDQKTVIFIVYPGIVLLDLVGPLQVFTHAYPEGGENPAYRTHIVSLDGGPIATNTIVGIDSAPLSMVLGEMGDAGPDTLVIVGGNGAEVAAHDEGLVQAVATLSTRARRTCSVCCGAFVLAAAGLLDGRRAVTHWEDCDLLATRYPKVKVEVDPIYIKEGSIWTSAGITAGIDMALAIVQEDLGKGPALRLARSLVTPMIRSAGQSQFSADLARQTQDAKGEFAALHEWLRENLAHVTSVSDMADRCGMSGRSFSRRYATSVGLPPAKSLERMRVDAARNLLIESDRNMKAVALACGFRDQEKMRRAFHRHLHTSPSSYQALFGES; from the coding sequence ATGCCCCCTTTTTGCGCCAAAATGCCAAAGACGTCGCCCGACCAGAAAACGGTGATCTTCATCGTTTATCCCGGTATCGTCTTGCTCGATCTTGTAGGACCCTTGCAGGTCTTCACGCACGCCTATCCAGAAGGCGGCGAGAACCCAGCCTACAGGACCCACATCGTGTCCTTGGATGGCGGCCCGATCGCGACGAACACGATTGTCGGCATCGACAGCGCGCCGCTGTCCATGGTGTTGGGCGAAATGGGTGATGCTGGCCCGGACACCCTTGTGATTGTTGGCGGCAATGGTGCCGAGGTTGCCGCGCATGATGAGGGGCTGGTGCAGGCTGTCGCGACGCTCTCCACACGCGCGAGGCGCACCTGTTCGGTCTGTTGCGGTGCTTTCGTGCTCGCAGCGGCCGGTCTGCTCGATGGTCGGCGTGCGGTGACCCATTGGGAGGATTGCGACCTTTTGGCCACCCGTTACCCAAAGGTGAAGGTTGAGGTTGATCCCATCTATATCAAAGAGGGGTCGATCTGGACATCAGCAGGGATCACAGCAGGGATCGATATGGCCCTTGCCATTGTTCAGGAAGACCTTGGAAAAGGCCCTGCATTGCGGCTCGCGCGGTCCCTTGTGACGCCAATGATCCGGTCGGCAGGACAATCACAGTTCAGCGCGGATCTGGCGCGCCAAACACAGGATGCCAAAGGGGAGTTCGCTGCGTTACATGAATGGCTGCGCGAGAATTTGGCACATGTGACCAGCGTTTCGGACATGGCGGACCGCTGTGGAATGAGTGGGCGAAGTTTTTCTCGCCGATATGCAACAAGCGTTGGCCTGCCCCCGGCTAAGTCGCTGGAACGCATGCGGGTCGATGCCGCTCGGAATTTACTTATTGAAAGCGACCGCAATATGAAGGCTGTCGCATTGGCCTGCGGCTTTCGTGATCAAGAAAAGATGCGGCGGGCGTTTCACCGGCATCTGCACACCTCGCCATCAAGTTATCAAGCATTGTTTGGCGAAAGCTGA
- a CDS encoding DJ-1/PfpI family protein, whose product MRTMAALVFPGFETLDYFGPMEMLGGAAQGIEIITVAQGREAVPSVHGQRIVVDKTIAEKNDYDLLFIPGGDSALEAAKDQALMQWIREASANAERVMAVCTGTVLLGMTGVLDGRKATTNKIDFNDTVPLAPNVDWVKEARWVEDGKFFTSSGVSAGMDMSLAVIADLYGMAAAEKVALGTEYEWHKDSSRDPFAKLAGLI is encoded by the coding sequence ATGAGAACAATGGCCGCGCTCGTGTTTCCGGGCTTTGAAACGCTCGATTATTTTGGTCCGATGGAAATGTTGGGGGGGGCGGCACAAGGGATTGAGATCATCACGGTCGCGCAGGGACGCGAAGCCGTGCCAAGCGTCCATGGTCAGCGCATCGTTGTGGATAAAACGATCGCTGAGAAAAACGACTACGACCTGCTGTTTATTCCAGGTGGCGATTCCGCATTGGAGGCAGCCAAGGATCAAGCACTGATGCAGTGGATAAGAGAGGCATCCGCAAACGCCGAACGTGTCATGGCCGTCTGTACGGGAACTGTGTTGCTGGGAATGACCGGGGTTCTTGACGGTCGCAAAGCAACGACGAACAAAATCGACTTTAACGATACCGTCCCTCTTGCCCCGAATGTGGATTGGGTCAAAGAGGCGCGATGGGTCGAAGATGGTAAATTCTTCACATCCTCTGGTGTCTCCGCTGGGATGGATATGTCCCTTGCCGTGATTGCCGACCTTTATGGAATGGCCGCAGCGGAAAAAGTAGCCTTGGGCACCGAATATGAATGGCACAAGGATTCCTCACGAGATCCCTTTGCAAAATTGGCGGGGTTGATCTGA